GTCATACACTTGCCGCTTCTTGCACATGCGAAGATTCGGGCGTTTGTCCTGCGATTGCCGACGCTTGCAACCAACTAGGTTAGGATATTCGACGAGCGGACGTATTTGTATGTTCAATCGCATATCGTATGGAGGGCGGTTGAGCTTCGCCGCCGGGGTCGCACAGTCTTGGTGGCGGAACCTGCCGTTTCGCCTTTCAGAGCGACGCCCAGTCAATCGGCTGATGGCGGTCGAGACGGCGCGACTGGTCGGCGAGCGGGTATTTGAGGCCCGTCGCACAGTTGAACAGCAGCACCTCCTCGTCGGTGCTGACCAGCCCTGTGCGCAAAGCCTTTTCATAGGCCGCCAGCGTTGCGCCGCCTTCGGGGCAGAGCAGGGTGCCGTCATCGCGGGCGACCGCGGACACGGCCTCTTCGATTGCGGAATCGGGGACGGCAATCGCAAAGCCGCCGCTTTCGCGCACCGCATCAAGGATCAGGAAATCGCCGACAGCCTGCGGCACGCGGATCCCGGCGGCGACCGTCGCCGGATCGTCCCAGCGCACTGCGTGGCGTTCGCCGTTTTCGAAGGCGCGGACCATCGGCGCGCAGCCTTCGGCCTGCACCGCCACCATGCGCGGGCGTTCCGGACCGATCAGGCCGATGGCTTCAAGCTCGGCAAAGGCCTTCCACATGCCGATCAGGCCCGTCCCGCCGCCGGTGGGGTAGAAGATCACGTCGGGCACCCGCCAGCCGAACTGTTCGACCAGCTCCAGCCCCATCGTCTTCTTGCCCTCGATCCGGTAGGGTTCCTTGAGCGTCGACAGATCGAACCAGCCCTGCGTCTCCTTGCCCGCAGCGACCAGTTTGCCGCAGTCGTCGATCTGGCCGTTGACCCGGTAAACCCGCGCGCCATAGGCGGCGATTTCGCGGATGTTGATCTCGGGCGTTTCCTCGGGCGCGAAGATGACCGCCTCGATCCCCGCCGCCGCGGCATAGGCCGCTGCTGCCGCGCCCGCGTTGCCGTTGGTCGGCATGGCGATCTTGGTAATGCCGAGTTCCTTCGCCATCGACAGCGCCATCACTAACCCTCGCGCCTTGAACGAGCCGGTGGGCAGGCGGCCTTCGTCCTTGACCAGTACCGAGCGCGCACCCAGCCGCGCCGCGGTGCGGGTGAGCGGCAGGATCGGGGTCGCCTCCTCGCCCAGCTCAAGGCGGTTGGAAAAATCCGCGAGCGGCAGCAATTCGCGCCACTTCCACAGGGACGCCGGGCGCGATGCGAAGGTCTCGCGCGACACCGCGCCGCGCAGTGCCTCCAGATCATAACGCACCAGCAGCGGGCGACCGGCCTCCGACAGGCCTTGCACCCGGCCTGCTTCATAGCGGGTGCCGGTCAGGCCGCATTCGAGATGGGTGACGAAATATTCGCGGGGGCTGGTCATGCTGGCGTGTCTGCTTCCTGAATCCGGAGCCTTGCCCCCGCCGCCGGAGCGGGGGGTCAGGCTGGCTGTGCCCGGGGGCTAAAGCCTGACTTCGCCTTTGGCAATTCAGTCGGCGGTGCGGCGCGCTACTTGCGGAACTCCACCTTGGTGCTGCCGCTGACCATTTCGGCGAGCCGCGCGGCATCCCAGTTGGTCAGCCTGACGCAGCCGTGGCTCTCGGTGCGGCCGATGGTCTCGGGCACGGGGGTACCGTGGATGCCGTAATGGTCCTTGGTCAGGTCGATCCATACCACGCCGACCGGGCCATTCGGCCCCGGCGGCAGGCGTTGTTTTTCCGCGCTGTCAGGCACGTCCCAGAACAGTTCGGGATCGAAGGCGAAGGGCGGGTTATATGCGACGCCTTTCACCTTCCAGTCGCCAATCGGCAGCGGGTCATACTGCGATCCGGTGGTGACGGTGAACATCGCCACCAGCTTGTCGTCATCGTCATAGGCCTTCAGCCAGCCTTCGGACTCGTCGACCACGATCCGCGCCACATCGGGCTGGTCCGTGCCGACGCCGAGCGAGTGCAGCGTGGCGAGCCAGTCCTTGTTCTCGACCTGCGTGGCATCAATCGCGTCGGCCCCGACATTGGGGACGCGAAGCTGCTGTCCCGGTGTGTAGCGCGCCACGCCGGGGTTGAGCTCCGCCAGCACTCCCGGCGAGGTATGGAAGCGCTCGGCCAGCTTCTCGGCCATGCCTTCGTAGCCGAGCCGGGTCATCTTCGCCTGCTCGGCCATGCCTTTGGGCAGGGCGGTGAACGGCGTTTCGCCCCAGGACGCCGGGATCGTCACCATGCGGGTCGCCGGAATATTGTCCCATTGCGCCAGCGCCTCACGGGTTGCCGGGTCAAGCTCTCCGGTCACGGGCAGGTCGCGCGATTCCTGAAACCCCTCGAGCGCGTTGGTGAAGGACAGGCCCGCCTTGCCGTCGATGATGCCGGGGCCGAAGCCCAGCCGCTCCATCACGACCTGCGCCTGCATCAGCGGGCGCGCCTTATCTTCGGGGCTGCCGTTCGTCGCCTTCTGACCGGGAGCAGGATCGCGCGACGCCATGGCATCGGCCCCGCCGTCACCTTCCGCCGCCGCGCGCGGTGCGGGTTCCGAGCCGGGTGACGTGCCGGCATCGCAGCCACCCAGCGCCAACAGACACAGCGGGAGCGCGGCGGACATAAACTTCAGGTGCATGGAAAATCCTTGTGCGGGATATGGTCGGAGCAAGCGCGCGGTCAGAACGGCAGCTCGACCGCGAAGTCGATCGGCTTGAAGGTACCCCCGTTGGAGGCATAGGCCGAACAGGCGGTCAGGCCGACCACCAGATCCATCTCTGCCCGGAACCGGATCAGGTCACCCGGCTTCGTTCCGGGCGGCAGCACCGCCAGCGTGTCATCGGGCGCGATCGGCACGTTCATGAAGATATTGAACGCTGCCGGGATATGGTCCGGCTCCAGCCCGTGAGGCGCCAGCGCCTCGGCCAGATTGCCGAAGCACCCCCGGTGAAGGGGCTTGTCGGGATAGAAGTGCCGGAAGGTGTCATAGGAACACGGCGTCAGCAGGAAATCATGATGCGGTGCGGTGTCTTCGATGATGGTCAGCATCACCCGCGAACGGTTGGACCACAGCCGCGCCCCGCGTGTCAGACGCAGCGTTTCCTCGTAATCGAAGGTTCGCCCGTTGGAGAGGACCTCCGCCGGATCGTCTGCCGAAATGGCGAGCATATCGCTGACCTGCCCCCCTTCAGGGTCGATCACGGTCAGCAAAGCGCCGCGCGGCAATTTCACGGCGACGCCGCTGCGCGGCGCGATCCGTTGGGTCATGGCTGGCCCTCGGACGGTGCGAAAGGGCACACCCAGTCGCTCCCGACTGCGCGACCGCTATACTGGCGCGCCTCGCTCTGATCGCCGTGGCGGGCGATCATCGGATTGGGGGTGCCATCGAACTCGGCATCGCGGGTCAGGATCACCTCGCGCATCCGCTCGTAACGCTGCGAGGTCCGAAGCTGCGCGAACTGGTCGTGAAGGTTGAACACGATGGTCGGCATGGGCGCCTGCCGCGCACGGCGCGAGGCTTGCGGGTGGAGCCCCACGGCGAAATAGGCGCGCCCGCCGAAGCTGAGGGCGAAATCGGGATTGCGCGGATCTGTGCTGAATCCTTCCGCCGGGTCGAAGCCTTGCGCGCGGTCGATCGCCGTGAGCGCGGACAGCCGCTCCCACAAGGCCGCCTCGAAGCCCGCCTCATCAAGATCGAGCGGCGCGGCAAACACCACCGCGAGACTGCGGAAAGTGACTTCGCGGCGATGCATAGCGCTCCACTGAGCGATCATGTCATGCAGGCGAAGATCGTCAGCCGGGCTGGTGATCGTGGCTGCGGTTTCGATCCGCAGTCCATCCTGCGCGAGCGCTGCCTTCGCCCCCACACAGGGGAAATCCTGCTCCTCGATCAGGTCAAGCAGGCCTGCTTGCAGACGCTCTTGCACAGGCTGTGGCAGGGCGCGGCCAGCAGGCACGGATGGGGCGCCGGCAAGCGGGCAAGTTGCTAAAGATTTCCGCGCGTGTCCGGCGGAAGCGATATTCTCGTCAATGGTACTCATCCCCCGACCCTATGGGAGATCCGGGGATGAAAACTTCAAATACCAGCCTAGCCTGGGTTAGGCAGGGGGTGGGTGTTTGCGCGTCTAACCGCCCGTCGCGGCGGCATAACGGGCCGAAACCTTGCCCCAATCGACCACCTGCCACCACCCGTCGAGGTAATCCGCGCGGCGGTTCTGGTGCTTGAGGTAATAGGCGTGTTCCCACACGTCATTGCCGAGCACGGGGGTGCCCTTGACCTCGGCAACATCCATCAGCGGATTGTCCTGATTGGGGGTCGAGGTGATCGCCAGCTTGCCGTCCGCGCCGACGATCAGCCACACCCAGCCTGATCCGAAGCGGGCGGTGCCAGCCGCCTTGAACGCGGCCTTGAACTTGTCGACCGAGCCGAACTGCGCGGTGATCGCGGCCTCCAGCGCCGGCGACATCGCGCCCACCTGGGCAACTGGCGCCATCGTTTCCCAGAAGAAGGTGTGGTTCCAGTGTCCGCCCGCATTGTTGCGGATTGCAGCAGGCAGCGTGCCCGCGCGCGCGACAAGTTCCTCAAGCCCCATTCCGGCCAGCGCCGGATCGGCAGCGACCGCCTTGTTCAAGTTGTCGACATAGGCCTGATGGTGCTTGCCGTGGTGGATGCGCATCGTTTCGGCATCGATCACCGGTTCGAGCGCTTCGGGCGCATAGGGCAGCGGGGCGAGGGTGAAGGCGGCAGGGGCCGGAGTCGTTGCCGCCGTCTGGGCAAGCGCCGTGTTGGCGAGCGGTACGGCGATAGCAGCGCAGGCGGCAAGCGCGAGGGGCAGGGCGAAGGCACGCTTCATCGGAATTCTCCTAAGGCAAAGGCGGGACGGCGCGGCGCAATATGGCGCGCGGAATGGAACAGAGCTTTCACGCTTTACAGGCCCAAGCGGCAGCAGCGCGCAAATTCGACAAGCCGCCCCGGTGACAAGGCGAGTGGCTCGCGCCGTCGTCTGCACAGGATCTGCACCAAAAGCACGCGGCATCAGGATTGGTGCCCCCATCGCTTGCGCACGCGGGGTTGCGAGGGAGACGGCAACAACCGGAGAAACCCTATGTCGCGTGCTCTGACACTACATTCCCGATCCCGCTTCAGCTTCGTCATCAAGCTCGCTGCCGCCGCAGTGCTGCTGACGCTCGGCGATCTGCTGCTTTACGGCTTTGAGGGCGGTTCGATCATCGGTGCCTTCGCGCTGGCGTGGCTGCTGGTGATGGTGCTCACCCGCCCCGCCGTCCGCCGCACCCGCGCAGGCTGGGCGGCGATTGCCTGCGCCGCGCTTTATGCGCTGGTTCTGATCCTCGAGCCGGGGCCATTGGTGGCGATGCTGTTCCTGATCGCCATCGGCAGCGCCGCACTGCTGGTGCGCCATGTGTTCGATAATGCCGGGCTTTGGTCGCTGCGGCTGGCCATGCTCGGCATCCGGGCGCCCTTCGGCCCTCCGGGTGATCTGTGGCGCGCGGCGAGCCTGCCGGGCCGCAGCGGGGTTTCCACCGCCAGCGCGATCTTGATGAACCTCGTCCTGCCATTGGGCGGCGGAGCGGTGTTCCTTGCGCTGTTCGCCAGCGCCAACCCGGTGCTGGGTCAGGCGCTCGATGGAGTAAGCCTGCCCGATCTTTCCACGCTGACCGGTCACGTGATGCTGCTGATCGCCATCCTCGGCTTCACCTGGCCGACCTTGCGCCCGCGCGCCATCCGCTTTGCCGGTGGGCGATGGAGCATTGCACCGCGCCTTCCCGAACCGCCGGTGACGATGATGGTCATCACTCTGGGCGTGTTCAACGCGGTCTTCGCGCTGGAGAATGTGCTCGATATCACCTTCCTGTGGAGCGGCGCGCCTCTGCCGGGTGACATCACCATGGCCGATTACGCCCACCGCGGGGCCTACACCCTGATCGCGACCGCACTGCTTGCCGGGCTGTTCGTGCTGGTCGCATTGCGTCCCGGCGCGCCCTCTGCGCAGAACCCGCTGCTGCGCCGGCTGTTGCTGGTGTGGATCGGGCAGAACCTGCTGCTGGTCGCATCCAGCATGCTGCGCCTTGTCGACTATATCGAGGCCTATTCGCTCACCGAGCTGCGGATTTCCGCGCTGGCTTGGATGGTGCTGGTTGCCACCGGGCTGGTGCTGGTGTGCTGGCGCTTCCTCGGCAATCGCAGCGCGGGCTGGCTGATCAATGCCAATGCGCTGGCGGCGGGGATCGTGCTGACGGCAGCGAGCATGGTCGATCTGGGCGCAACCGCGGCGCGCTGGAATGTCGACCACCTGC
This DNA window, taken from Porphyrobacter sp. ULC335, encodes the following:
- a CDS encoding threonine synthase, with protein sequence MTSPREYFVTHLECGLTGTRYEAGRVQGLSEAGRPLLVRYDLEALRGAVSRETFASRPASLWKWRELLPLADFSNRLELGEEATPILPLTRTAARLGARSVLVKDEGRLPTGSFKARGLVMALSMAKELGITKIAMPTNGNAGAAAAAYAAAAGIEAVIFAPEETPEINIREIAAYGARVYRVNGQIDDCGKLVAAGKETQGWFDLSTLKEPYRIEGKKTMGLELVEQFGWRVPDVIFYPTGGGTGLIGMWKAFAELEAIGLIGPERPRMVAVQAEGCAPMVRAFENGERHAVRWDDPATVAAGIRVPQAVGDFLILDAVRESGGFAIAVPDSAIEEAVSAVARDDGTLLCPEGGATLAAYEKALRTGLVSTDEEVLLFNCATGLKYPLADQSRRLDRHQPIDWASL
- a CDS encoding L,D-transpeptidase family protein encodes the protein MHLKFMSAALPLCLLALGGCDAGTSPGSEPAPRAAAEGDGGADAMASRDPAPGQKATNGSPEDKARPLMQAQVVMERLGFGPGIIDGKAGLSFTNALEGFQESRDLPVTGELDPATREALAQWDNIPATRMVTIPASWGETPFTALPKGMAEQAKMTRLGYEGMAEKLAERFHTSPGVLAELNPGVARYTPGQQLRVPNVGADAIDATQVENKDWLATLHSLGVGTDQPDVARIVVDESEGWLKAYDDDDKLVAMFTVTTGSQYDPLPIGDWKVKGVAYNPPFAFDPELFWDVPDSAEKQRLPPGPNGPVGVVWIDLTKDHYGIHGTPVPETIGRTESHGCVRLTNWDAARLAEMVSGSTKVEFRK
- a CDS encoding urea carboxylase-associated family protein; translation: MTQRIAPRSGVAVKLPRGALLTVIDPEGGQVSDMLAISADDPAEVLSNGRTFDYEETLRLTRGARLWSNRSRVMLTIIEDTAPHHDFLLTPCSYDTFRHFYPDKPLHRGCFGNLAEALAPHGLEPDHIPAAFNIFMNVPIAPDDTLAVLPPGTKPGDLIRFRAEMDLVVGLTACSAYASNGGTFKPIDFAVELPF
- the gntA gene encoding guanitoxin biosynthesis heme-dependent pre-guanitoxin N-hydroxylase GntA, giving the protein MPAGRALPQPVQERLQAGLLDLIEEQDFPCVGAKAALAQDGLRIETAATITSPADDLRLHDMIAQWSAMHRREVTFRSLAVVFAAPLDLDEAGFEAALWERLSALTAIDRAQGFDPAEGFSTDPRNPDFALSFGGRAYFAVGLHPQASRRARQAPMPTIVFNLHDQFAQLRTSQRYERMREVILTRDAEFDGTPNPMIARHGDQSEARQYSGRAVGSDWVCPFAPSEGQP
- a CDS encoding superoxide dismutase yields the protein MKRAFALPLALAACAAIAVPLANTALAQTAATTPAPAAFTLAPLPYAPEALEPVIDAETMRIHHGKHHQAYVDNLNKAVAADPALAGMGLEELVARAGTLPAAIRNNAGGHWNHTFFWETMAPVAQVGAMSPALEAAITAQFGSVDKFKAAFKAAGTARFGSGWVWLIVGADGKLAITSTPNQDNPLMDVAEVKGTPVLGNDVWEHAYYLKHQNRRADYLDGWWQVVDWGKVSARYAAATGG
- a CDS encoding DUF4173 domain-containing protein, yielding MSRALTLHSRSRFSFVIKLAAAAVLLTLGDLLLYGFEGGSIIGAFALAWLLVMVLTRPAVRRTRAGWAAIACAALYALVLILEPGPLVAMLFLIAIGSAALLVRHVFDNAGLWSLRLAMLGIRAPFGPPGDLWRAASLPGRSGVSTASAILMNLVLPLGGGAVFLALFASANPVLGQALDGVSLPDLSTLTGHVMLLIAILGFTWPTLRPRAIRFAGGRWSIAPRLPEPPVTMMVITLGVFNAVFALENVLDITFLWSGAPLPGDITMADYAHRGAYTLIATALLAGLFVLVALRPGAPSAQNPLLRRLLLVWIGQNLLLVASSMLRLVDYIEAYSLTELRISALAWMVLVATGLVLVCWRFLGNRSAGWLINANALAAGIVLTAASMVDLGATAARWNVDHLRDPSRLDMCYLERLDSAALIPLIELRDAPVGAELQDQAVFLSQQAYDQLVQRQADWQEWTLRGAIRLAQAEAMLAGDTRKPAKAPYGRGCGGDIAPPPAPPIAYPETDDAALTPDENP